Within the Corallococcus exiguus genome, the region TTCCACCGCGGCGCGGGCTTCACGGCCGGGGGCACGACGGTCACGGACGACATGGCGGCGCCGCACTAGCACGCGCCGCCCCTTCGGGAAACATCCGTTCAGGGCGCGGCGCGTCAGCCGCAAGCTCACCCGTCTGGCAGCACCTGCTTCACCCGGAGCACGGGCGCGAACAGGTCCCCCACGGCGTCCAGGCGCTTCTTCAACGTCTTCAGGCGGAAGCGGTACGGGTCCAGGCGGCCGTTCACCTCGCTCCAGTCGAGCGGCGCGGAGAAGGGCGCACCCTCCACGGCGCGCAGGGAGTAGGGCGACACCACCGTCTTGCCGCGCGCGTTCTGTCCCGCGTCGATGTAGAGCCGCCCGCCGCGCGCGCGGATGGAGCGCTCCGTGGTGGCGATGTCGCCCAGCTCCTCCTCCAGCTCGAGCGCCCGCGCGTTCGCGAACGCCTGGGTGCGCGCGTAGGTGTGGCCCGGCGCCAGGGGCACCAGCACGTGCAGGCCGCGCTTGCCGGACGTCTTCGGGAAGCCCTTGAGCCCCAACTCGTCCAGGCGCGCGTGCAGCAGGGTGGCCACCTTCACCACGTCCTTCCAGCCACCCTCGCCAGGGTCCAGGTCGAACACCACGAAGTCCGGCTGCGCCAGCCGTGGCGCGTGGGACAGCCACATGTGCAGCGTGAGCGCGGACTGGTTGGCGAGCCACAGGAGCGCGGACGCGTCCTTCACGTTCACGTGGCGCAGCGTCTTGTCCTCATGGCGCACGCGCAGCGTGGGCATCCACGAGGGGATGCCGGACAGCTCGTGCCGGAAGAAGCCCGCGGCCTGGATGCCCGCGGGCCACTGCTGGTGGGCCAGGGGCCGGTCCGCGAGCACGGGCAACAGCAGCGGCGCCACTTGCTCGTAGTACGCGAACACGTCCGCCTTCGTCAGGCCGGACTCAGGGAACAGCACGCGTTCGCCGTGCGTGAGGGCCACCTCCGGCGCGCGTTGCTTCCCTCGCGGCGTCTTCACGGCGGGCGCCTTCGCGGTGCGGGCGGCGGCCTGCATGGGCGCGCGCCTCGAGCCCCGGCGTGCGGCACCTTCGATGGGGGCGGGGTGTTCGCGCACGACCTCCTTCGGGACCTTGTCACTGCGCAGGCCCTGGAACACGGGATGGCGCAGGCGGCCGTCCTTCGTCCATTCGGTGAAGTTCACCTGGGCCACGTACTTCGGCTTCACCCAGACGGTGTCCGTATTCGTGGGCGCATCCACGGCGGCGGGCTTCTTCACGCGCGAGGCGTCCAGCAGCCAGCGCAGCTCGCGACGGTCCGCGGAGGTGTAGCCCGTGCCCACCTTGCCCACGTCGTGGAAGCCGTTCTTGCCGTGCACGCCCACGCGCAGCGCGCCAATCTCCGACTTCGCCCGCGCGTTCTTGATGGGCAGGTACCCCAGGATGACGACCTCCTGGCCCGCCACCACCTTCAGCTTCAGCCAGTCCCCGGAGCGCGTGCCCGTGTAGGGCGCGTCCTTGCGCTTGGCGATGATGCCCTCCCACCCCTTGCGCCGCGCCTCCAGCAGGGCGCGCGACAGCGGCAGGTCCAGCTTCTCGGAGAGCTGCAGCGGAGACTTCACGTCGGCCATCAGTTGCTCCAACCGCGCGCGGCGCTCCTCGTAGGGGAGCTCGCGCAGGTCCTCGCCGTCCAGCCACAACAGGTCGAACACCATGAAGCGCTGCTCCGCGCCTTCCTCCGTGTGCTGCAGGAGCTGGAAGCGCGAGCGCCCCTTCTCGTCGAGCGCGATCACCTCTCCGTCCACCACCACGTCCCGCACGGGCAGCTCGCGCAGCGAAGCGGCGAGCCGGCCGAAGCGGCTCGTCAGGTCGTTGCCCCGGCGGCTCTGGAAGGCGAGCTTCCCCTTCGTGATGGCGCACACGGCGCGGA harbors:
- the ligD gene encoding DNA ligase D codes for the protein MKTSETQKRLRRYQTKRDFQLTPEPSPDVVAPRTSAPVFVIHKHDATRLHYDLRLEIGGVLVSWAIPKGPSHDPSVKRLAVQTEDHPRSYADFEGHIPDDQYGGGDSLLWESGTFEVVPPGDAEAQLKRGHLEVLLHGAKLKGRWHLIRTRPRGGKAQWLFFKAKDAYAKAGYDVTLERPESVKSGQVETQGPRKPGVLRDKKPAARLQKVVRKSAKAARPPKTPEQLLERVWPPMLARLAVSDEVHDETHSYEVKYDGFRAVCAITKGKLAFQSRRGNDLTSRFGRLAASLRELPVRDVVVDGEVIALDEKGRSRFQLLQHTEEGAEQRFMVFDLLWLDGEDLRELPYEERRARLEQLMADVKSPLQLSEKLDLPLSRALLEARRKGWEGIIAKRKDAPYTGTRSGDWLKLKVVAGQEVVILGYLPIKNARAKSEIGALRVGVHGKNGFHDVGKVGTGYTSADRRELRWLLDASRVKKPAAVDAPTNTDTVWVKPKYVAQVNFTEWTKDGRLRHPVFQGLRSDKVPKEVVREHPAPIEGAARRGSRRAPMQAAARTAKAPAVKTPRGKQRAPEVALTHGERVLFPESGLTKADVFAYYEQVAPLLLPVLADRPLAHQQWPAGIQAAGFFRHELSGIPSWMPTLRVRHEDKTLRHVNVKDASALLWLANQSALTLHMWLSHAPRLAQPDFVVFDLDPGEGGWKDVVKVATLLHARLDELGLKGFPKTSGKRGLHVLVPLAPGHTYARTQAFANARALELEEELGDIATTERSIRARGGRLYIDAGQNARGKTVVSPYSLRAVEGAPFSAPLDWSEVNGRLDPYRFRLKTLKKRLDAVGDLFAPVLRVKQVLPDG